A genomic segment from Tolypothrix sp. NIES-4075 encodes:
- the kdpB gene encoding potassium-transporting ATPase subunit KdpB: MQTITSPQQTRESRRHTPKADMRGLYQRAIRESFVKLNPKTAVKNPVMFIVWIGTIVVFLVTLNPNLFGTINADINQQRLLNGLITLILFFTVVFANFAEAVAEGRGKAQADALKSTRSHTTARKMLPDGTIQEVNSTELRRGDRVKVIANDMMPADGEVIQGIGSVDESAITGESAPVLKQPGTDIASSVTGGTRLLSDELIIRITADPGQGFIDRMISLVEGAERSKTPNEIALTVLLSVLTQVFLIVVSTVPPFAGYIANFVSTIYGAQAGSSLRAGVSVAILISLLVALIPTTIGGLLSAIGIAGMDRVAQFNVIATSGRAVEACGDINTLVLDKTGTITLGNRMANEFIPVNNHSVEDVAQISLAGSVFDDTPEGRSIVTLAEKYRVEAGFNPNNAEAVEFSAKTRMSGTNLPNGKQVRKGAVDSIKGFVRSRGGQIPKDLDAAYERVSRLGGTPLAVCQENDIYGVIYLKDIVKPGLRERFDQLRRMGVKTIMLTGDNSITAEVIAQEAGVDDFIAEATPEDKIEVIRSEQSEGKLVAMTGDGTNDAPALAQANVGVAMNSGTQAAKEAANMVDLDSDPTKLIDLVTIGKQLLITRGALTTFSIANDIAKYFAIIPTIFAAAGIGALNIMGLKSAQSAIISALIYNALIIPALIPLALKGVKFRPLTADQLLRRNILLYGVGGVIAPFIAIKLIDIILPLS; this comes from the coding sequence ATGCAAACCATCACTTCCCCTCAACAAACCCGTGAATCGCGCAGACACACTCCCAAAGCAGATATGCGCGGACTTTACCAAAGAGCAATTCGTGAGTCATTTGTCAAGCTCAATCCCAAAACTGCTGTCAAAAATCCGGTAATGTTCATTGTCTGGATCGGGACAATTGTCGTTTTTTTAGTAACTCTGAACCCCAACTTATTCGGCACAATTAACGCAGATATCAACCAGCAACGCTTGTTAAATGGCTTGATTACCTTGATTTTATTTTTTACAGTTGTTTTCGCCAACTTTGCCGAAGCCGTTGCTGAAGGACGCGGGAAAGCTCAAGCAGATGCACTCAAATCTACGCGATCGCATACTACCGCCCGGAAAATGCTACCGGATGGTACAATTCAAGAAGTTAATTCTACCGAATTGCGGCGGGGCGATCGTGTAAAAGTAATTGCTAATGATATGATGCCCGCTGATGGCGAAGTTATACAAGGTATCGGCTCAGTCGATGAGTCGGCGATTACTGGAGAATCTGCCCCTGTACTGAAGCAACCGGGCACAGATATTGCGAGTTCCGTTACTGGTGGTACGCGGCTTTTGTCCGATGAATTAATCATTCGGATTACAGCCGATCCCGGTCAAGGCTTTATCGATCGCATGATTTCTCTAGTCGAAGGAGCCGAACGCAGCAAAACACCCAACGAAATTGCGCTGACAGTGCTGCTTTCAGTGCTGACGCAAGTATTTTTAATCGTCGTTTCCACAGTTCCCCCTTTCGCTGGCTACATTGCCAACTTTGTCAGCACAATTTATGGTGCCCAAGCGGGTAGCAGCTTGCGTGCTGGTGTTAGCGTTGCCATTTTAATCTCGCTGCTAGTCGCTTTGATTCCGACTACTATCGGTGGATTGTTAAGTGCGATCGGTATTGCCGGGATGGACAGAGTTGCCCAATTCAACGTTATTGCCACATCCGGACGAGCAGTAGAAGCTTGCGGTGACATCAACACCTTAGTACTAGATAAAACCGGCACCATCACCTTAGGCAACCGCATGGCTAACGAGTTTATTCCCGTCAACAATCACTCAGTAGAAGATGTAGCGCAAATATCCTTGGCTGGTAGTGTATTTGACGATACGCCAGAAGGTCGCTCAATCGTCACACTAGCAGAAAAATACCGAGTTGAGGCAGGCTTCAACCCTAACAATGCAGAAGCTGTGGAATTTTCCGCCAAAACCCGCATGAGCGGTACTAATTTGCCCAATGGTAAACAAGTCCGTAAAGGAGCGGTGGATTCGATTAAAGGCTTTGTTCGTTCCCGTGGTGGTCAAATTCCCAAGGATCTAGACGCAGCTTATGAGCGAGTTTCCCGCTTAGGAGGTACACCCTTAGCCGTCTGTCAGGAGAATGATATTTACGGGGTTATTTATCTCAAAGATATAGTCAAACCTGGTTTGCGCGAACGCTTTGACCAACTCCGCCGCATGGGTGTAAAAACCATCATGCTCACAGGAGATAATAGTATCACCGCCGAGGTAATTGCTCAAGAAGCGGGAGTAGATGATTTCATCGCCGAAGCCACTCCAGAAGACAAAATAGAGGTAATTCGCTCGGAACAATCAGAAGGTAAACTCGTAGCCATGACCGGAGATGGCACCAACGATGCACCCGCACTAGCTCAGGCAAACGTGGGTGTGGCGATGAACTCTGGGACGCAAGCTGCGAAAGAAGCTGCGAACATGGTAGACTTAGACTCTGACCCCACGAAGTTAATTGACTTAGTAACAATTGGTAAACAGTTACTAATTACCCGTGGAGCATTAACAACATTTTCTATTGCCAACGACATCGCCAAATATTTTGCCATCATCCCCACAATCTTCGCAGCAGCAGGAATTGGCGCACTTAACATTATGGGACTCAAAAGCGCCCAATCTGCAATTATCTCTGCGCTGATTTACAACGCTCTGATTATACCAGCGCTGATTCCTTTAGCGCTAAAAGGCGTGAAGTTTCGTCCCCTAACAGCAGATCAACTGCTAAGACGTAACATCTTACTTTATGGTGTTGGCGGCGTAATTGCACCCTTTATTGCCATCAAACTGATCGATATTATCCTACCTTTGTCTTAA
- the kdpA gene encoding potassium-transporting ATPase subunit KdpA yields MLQGWIQIALTLLIVVAITPLFGQYMARVFLELRTFLDPILNPVERVLYSLVGVQSRESMTGWQYARAILYSNVVMGLLIFFIIMNQGWLPLNPTKIGAPTWDTALHTTISFITNTNQQHYSGETYMSYASQMLALGYHMFTSAATGIAVAIAFIRGLTGRPLGNFYVDLIRTILRILLPICIVGAIVLIAAGVPETLAGPVVIPTLENPSISQAIARGPVAHFEIIKELGENGGGFFAINSAHPFENPNPLVNLIQVVALMSVPTSLIYTYGVFANNLKQAWLVYSIPFAILVLFIIITAIGEYNGNPAINALLGSQQPNLEGKEVRFGWAQSALYAVFTTATMCGAVNSLHDSFMPNGGFVTLSNMFFQIVFGGQGTGTAYLFAYLILAVFVTGLMVGRTPEFLGRKIEKREVVLASFLILLVHPIAILIPAGITLAFPDQLAGISNPGFHGFSQVIYEYASAAANNGSGFEGLGDSQPSPLAIATGTAPTATALWWNLSTCFSLLAGRYIPIIGLLFLADSISRKQPVPLTVGTLRTDTQLFTGVTAGVILILGALTFFPVLALGPIGEAFQIAKGIG; encoded by the coding sequence ATGTTACAAGGATGGATTCAAATAGCCTTAACGCTATTAATTGTAGTAGCAATTACGCCGTTATTTGGGCAATACATGGCGCGTGTCTTTCTCGAACTACGAACCTTTCTCGATCCAATTTTAAACCCAGTTGAGCGAGTTTTGTATTCCTTAGTCGGCGTTCAAAGCAGAGAAAGCATGACTGGCTGGCAGTATGCACGGGCAATTTTGTACAGTAATGTAGTCATGGGATTGCTGATATTCTTCATCATCATGAATCAGGGATGGCTACCCCTAAACCCGACTAAAATAGGTGCGCCGACTTGGGACACAGCACTACATACTACAATTTCTTTTATCACCAATACCAATCAGCAGCATTATTCTGGTGAAACTTACATGAGTTACGCCAGCCAAATGTTAGCCTTGGGGTATCACATGTTCACCTCAGCTGCCACGGGGATAGCAGTAGCGATCGCTTTTATTCGGGGTTTGACAGGTAGACCTTTGGGCAACTTTTATGTAGACTTAATTCGCACAATTCTGCGGATTTTGTTACCCATTTGTATTGTCGGGGCAATTGTCCTCATAGCGGCTGGAGTTCCCGAAACCTTAGCGGGTCCAGTGGTAATACCCACCTTAGAAAATCCTAGCATTAGTCAGGCGATCGCTCGCGGTCCGGTTGCTCACTTTGAAATCATCAAAGAACTAGGGGAAAATGGAGGTGGATTTTTTGCCATCAACTCAGCACACCCATTTGAAAACCCAAATCCCTTAGTTAACTTAATTCAGGTTGTAGCACTGATGTCAGTGCCTACCTCATTGATATACACCTATGGAGTCTTTGCTAACAACCTCAAACAAGCTTGGTTAGTTTATAGCATTCCCTTCGCCATCCTCGTGCTGTTTATCATCATTACAGCGATTGGAGAATATAACGGCAATCCTGCCATCAACGCGCTTTTGGGTTCACAGCAGCCAAACTTAGAAGGTAAAGAAGTTAGATTTGGTTGGGCGCAATCTGCATTATATGCCGTTTTCACCACCGCTACTATGTGCGGTGCCGTCAATAGCTTGCACGATTCCTTTATGCCTAATGGTGGTTTCGTCACCCTATCAAATATGTTCTTTCAAATTGTCTTTGGCGGACAGGGTACAGGAACAGCTTATTTATTTGCTTATCTAATTTTGGCAGTGTTTGTCACCGGTTTGATGGTGGGACGCACCCCCGAATTTCTCGGACGCAAAATCGAAAAGCGGGAAGTAGTCCTTGCCAGTTTCCTAATTTTGTTAGTCCACCCCATTGCGATTTTAATACCTGCGGGGATAACTTTAGCATTTCCCGATCAATTAGCCGGAATTAGCAATCCTGGTTTTCACGGCTTTTCGCAAGTTATTTACGAATACGCCTCCGCTGCGGCTAATAACGGATCTGGATTTGAAGGCTTAGGCGATTCTCAACCCTCCCCGTTAGCGATCGCCACAGGTACAGCCCCAACCGCAACCGCTTTGTGGTGGAACCTGAGTACTTGCTTCAGCCTGTTAGCTGGACGTTATATCCCCATCATCGGTTTATTATTTCTTGCTGATAGTATATCGCGCAAACAACCCGTTCCCCTCACAGTTGGGACATTGCGAACCGATACCCAACTATTTACAGGAGTAACTGCCGGTGTAATTCTCATCCTCGGCGCCCTCACCTTCTTCCCAGTTTTGGCGTTAGGACCAATTGGTGAAGCCTTCCAAATAGCAAAAGGCATTGGGTAG
- a CDS encoding sensor histidine kinase, which produces MNGRFKANLLANNSRLGKSLLIVGLFIVVLVLELSTPSDYVFGYLYTGPILLANSWLKDKATLQATCVAMFLTMLNVWVPGGEVIVASIVANRAIAVMALMVTGLLSQRLRRTQQAIAQTQAKLEAQEQLVKLREDFASTLTHDLKTPLLGAIETLKAFQKEKFGIVSSQQQKVLATMIHSHDSSLQFVETLLDVYRNDTEGLKLHLEPVDLTVLAEDVATTLMEVAATRRVNLCFRYGESDFRSSLWVKGDAWQLQRVLTNLLINAINHSRRGDRVEVILESQASYQVVKILDTGAGIPPEQFPHLFERFYQGHSDRQAKGSGLGLYLSRQIIEAHNGIIWAENRSDSKDVFATKSGAIFGFKLSVYPYQPS; this is translated from the coding sequence GTGAATGGTAGATTTAAAGCGAATTTACTGGCTAACAACTCGCGGTTAGGCAAATCTTTGCTGATTGTGGGGTTGTTTATCGTTGTTCTTGTTTTAGAGCTTTCTACGCCAAGTGATTATGTATTTGGGTATCTTTACACTGGACCGATTCTCCTGGCAAATTCTTGGTTGAAGGATAAAGCAACGTTGCAAGCAACATGCGTAGCGATGTTTTTAACGATGTTGAATGTGTGGGTACCTGGGGGTGAGGTGATTGTTGCTTCGATAGTAGCAAATCGAGCGATCGCTGTTATGGCTTTGATGGTAACGGGACTTTTAAGCCAACGTTTGCGACGAACGCAACAAGCGATCGCGCAAACTCAAGCGAAGTTAGAAGCACAAGAGCAATTAGTTAAACTAAGAGAAGATTTTGCTTCTACACTCACTCACGATTTAAAAACACCTCTTTTAGGAGCAATTGAAACTCTCAAGGCTTTCCAAAAAGAAAAATTTGGCATTGTTTCGTCGCAACAGCAGAAAGTCTTAGCAACGATGATTCACAGTCATGATAGTTCTCTGCAATTTGTGGAAACTTTATTAGATGTTTATCGTAATGATACTGAAGGTTTAAAGCTGCATTTAGAACCTGTGGATTTAACTGTATTGGCAGAGGACGTAGCTACTACTTTGATGGAAGTCGCTGCAACTCGACGAGTTAATTTATGCTTTCGTTATGGTGAGTCAGATTTTCGCTCGTCGTTGTGGGTAAAAGGTGATGCTTGGCAATTGCAAAGAGTATTGACAAATCTGCTGATTAATGCAATAAATCATTCTAGAAGAGGCGATCGCGTGGAAGTAATATTAGAATCTCAAGCTTCTTATCAAGTTGTGAAAATCTTGGATACCGGTGCAGGTATTCCCCCAGAACAGTTTCCCCACTTATTTGAACGATTTTATCAGGGACATAGCGATCGGCAAGCTAAAGGTTCAGGATTGGGGCTTTATTTATCTCGGCAAATTATTGAAGCGCATAACGGTATAATTTGGGCAGAGAACAGATCCGATTCTAAAGATGTCTTTGCAACCAAAAGTGGAGCTATCTTTGGGTTCAAGCTCTCAGTTTACCCATATCAGCCTTCTTAA
- a CDS encoding response regulator transcription factor: MPSTELKILLVEDDELFRLGLQVRLQQESNLKIVAEAEDGETAIELVNHHAVDIVLLDVGLPGIGGIEACRQIKQRYPNLPILVLTSHSQNSLIARLIEAGAQGYCLKGIAAEKLVLALRSVAAGASWWDENATKEIRSTFASQPIGLDSKLSTPANPLTQREQEILSLLANRKTNQEIAQALYITPGTVRVHVHAILHKLGVSDRHAAVMIAIQKQLIQIKD, encoded by the coding sequence ATGCCGTCCACTGAACTAAAAATTCTCTTGGTTGAGGATGATGAACTTTTCCGCTTGGGATTGCAAGTACGATTGCAGCAAGAAAGTAACTTAAAGATTGTAGCTGAGGCTGAAGATGGAGAAACCGCCATCGAGTTAGTAAATCATCATGCGGTTGATATTGTTCTCTTAGATGTAGGATTACCGGGAATTGGGGGAATTGAAGCTTGTCGGCAAATAAAGCAGCGATATCCCAATTTACCGATATTAGTTCTTACTTCCCATTCGCAGAATTCACTGATTGCGCGGTTGATAGAAGCAGGCGCTCAAGGCTATTGCTTGAAAGGAATTGCCGCCGAAAAGTTAGTTTTAGCACTGCGTTCAGTGGCTGCTGGGGCTTCCTGGTGGGATGAAAATGCTACCAAAGAAATTCGTTCCACCTTTGCGTCTCAACCCATCGGGCTAGATTCTAAATTATCCACCCCTGCAAATCCTCTCACGCAGCGGGAACAAGAAATCTTATCACTGTTAGCAAACCGCAAAACCAATCAAGAAATAGCCCAAGCGCTTTACATCACACCGGGAACAGTCAGAGTCCACGTTCATGCTATTTTACATAAACTGGGAGTAAGCGATCGCCACGCGGCTGTTATGATTGCTATACAAAAACAGTTAATTCAAATCAAAGACTAA
- a CDS encoding DUF433 domain-containing protein, whose translation MTLAPTPIKQYVEQRDKGYWIEGTRISLDSVVYSFLNGESPESIAQNFPLLSLEQVYGAIAFYLANREMIDVYLEEGSAEFQQLQQSFREKNPLLYQKLKASLAQKQGSV comes from the coding sequence ATGACATTAGCACCCACCCCAATAAAGCAGTATGTTGAGCAGCGAGACAAAGGATATTGGATCGAAGGAACACGCATTTCCCTAGATTCAGTTGTTTATTCCTTCTTGAACGGAGAGTCCCCTGAAAGCATTGCCCAAAACTTCCCGCTATTGTCACTAGAGCAAGTCTATGGTGCGATCGCTTTCTATCTTGCTAACCGAGAAATGATTGATGTGTACTTAGAAGAAGGTTCAGCAGAATTTCAACAGTTGCAACAGTCCTTTAGAGAAAAGAATCCGCTTCTATACCAAAAATTGAAAGCATCTCTTGCCCAGAAGCAAGGCTCAGTATGA
- a CDS encoding DUF5615 family PIN-like protein yields the protein MTKARFQADADLRQAIVTGVIRRQPGLDFQSANEAGLEGLKDPEVLAFAARDGRVLVTHDRKTMPTEFGQFILSQASSGVLIVSQSLPIGEAIDALILVWEVSTAEEWINQIVSVPF from the coding sequence ATGACAAAGGCTCGATTCCAAGCTGATGCTGACCTCAGACAAGCAATTGTAACTGGCGTAATCCGCAGACAACCCGGCTTGGATTTTCAGTCAGCCAATGAGGCAGGACTTGAAGGTCTCAAAGATCCAGAAGTCTTAGCATTTGCAGCACGAGATGGCAGGGTGCTTGTTACGCATGATCGTAAGACCATGCCGACCGAGTTTGGTCAGTTCATCTTGTCGCAAGCCAGTTCTGGCGTTCTGATTGTTTCTCAAAGTCTCCCGATCGGCGAAGCGATTGATGCACTTATCTTGGTGTGGGAAGTTTCAACTGCTGAGGAATGGATCAATCAGATCGTGTCTGTTCCATTTTGA
- a CDS encoding eIF2A-related protein: protein MTQYQYQVGGSLPEDALTYVTRKADTELYESLQAGEFCYVLNSRQMGKSSLRVHVMQRLQSEGVACAAIDITAIGTSDITPVEWYAGIIDTIVGTFGLYNDFDLDDWWTENNLLSPVQHLSKFIETVLLKSVTENIVIFIDEIDSILSINFKLDDFFAVIRDCYNRRADNLEYNRLTFALLGVSTPSDLIGDKRRTPFNIGRAIDLTGFQLEEAQPLATGLAVVGDEQVLMQAVLDWTGGQPFLTQKVCQLVVKFANQSLSLPEIVADVIQNKIIQNWQTQDEPEHFRTIRDRLLRSSEQRTGRLLGLCQHLQKKEIEADDSVEQTELRLTGLAVKRGGKLRIYNQIYETIFNQEWCDKELAKLRPYADTLNAWVASQSQDNSRLLRGQALQEALQWSTGKSLSNLDYQYLSASQEFDKQAALAVEKEANQILAQARQKAEKALEKELQANQVLAAAQKKARRILFLTATGAIVSLGFATFGWQQFRIAQTATRLEQSSARLLRLSEFPTVDDLVEGTQSAKELKKLVKDYRSTREYPTVNPMLALQTTLENIHEKNRLEHNSEVNNVAFSPDGKTIATASNDNTAKLWNLQGDVIATLKHNDWVSDVAFSPDGKMVATASRDKTVKLWNLQGDVIATLKHNHWVENVAFSPDGKTVATASDDYTAKLWNLQGKEIATLKHNESVFNVAFSPDGKTVATASDDYTAKLWNLQGKEIATLKHNESVFNVAFSPDGKTVATASFDNTAKLWNLQGKELATLKHNEWVKNVAFSPDGKTVATASIDKTAKLWNLQGKELATLKHNESVKNVAFSPDGKTIATASFDKTAKLWNLQGKELATLKHNSSVSNVTFSPNGKTIATASFDKTAKLWNLQGKEIATLKHNSEVRNVAFSPDGKTIATVSDDKTAKLWNLQGKELATLKHNEFLFNVAFSPDGKTIATASSDGTAKFWNLQGKRLATLKHDGQVFNVAFSPDGKTIATASSDNTAKLWNLQGKEIAILKHNFWVFKVAFSPDGKTIATASSDNTAKLWNLQSKEIAILKHNSAVINVAFSPDGKTIATTSYDGTVKLWNLQGKEIAILKHNGEVNNVAFSPDGKTIATASDDYTAKLWNLKGKKLDTLKHNSAVNNVAFSPDGKTIATASNDDTLRLWTQVGDTWQQFAEYQAREGVLSNDGKLIAIAVDNTVQLRPVENLDELLARSCGWLKDYLSSHPDVGKQVCGS, encoded by the coding sequence ATGACGCAGTATCAATATCAAGTTGGAGGCAGTCTCCCTGAAGATGCTTTAACTTATGTCACCCGCAAAGCTGACACAGAACTTTATGAAAGTTTGCAAGCAGGAGAATTTTGTTATGTACTAAACTCTCGGCAAATGGGAAAATCTAGCTTGCGGGTGCATGTGATGCAGCGATTGCAATCTGAAGGTGTTGCTTGTGCGGCAATTGATATTACAGCGATCGGTACGTCAGATATTACCCCAGTAGAATGGTATGCGGGGATTATTGATACTATCGTCGGCACTTTTGGGCTTTATAATGACTTTGATTTAGATGATTGGTGGACAGAGAACAATTTGCTCTCACCAGTGCAGCACTTAAGTAAGTTTATCGAAACTGTGCTGCTGAAGTCAGTTACAGAGAACATTGTTATTTTTATTGATGAAATTGATAGTATCCTCAGCATCAATTTTAAATTAGATGATTTTTTCGCCGTTATTCGGGATTGTTATAATCGACGTGCAGATAACTTAGAATACAACCGCTTGACATTTGCACTGTTGGGTGTATCAACACCTTCCGATTTAATTGGCGATAAGCGACGCACACCATTTAATATTGGCAGAGCAATCGATTTAACGGGATTTCAACTTGAAGAAGCGCAACCTCTCGCAACCGGACTTGCAGTTGTTGGTGATGAGCAAGTATTAATGCAAGCTGTGTTGGATTGGACTGGGGGACAACCGTTTCTCACGCAAAAGGTTTGTCAGTTGGTGGTGAAATTTGCCAATCAATCTTTAAGTTTACCAGAAATAGTTGCTGATGTTATTCAAAATAAGATTATTCAGAATTGGCAAACGCAAGACGAGCCAGAGCATTTTAGAACTATTCGAGATAGACTGTTGCGAAGTAGCGAACAGCGTACCGGACGATTATTAGGTTTGTGTCAGCATTTGCAAAAGAAAGAGATAGAAGCTGATGATAGCGTAGAACAAACAGAACTGCGTTTAACCGGGTTGGCTGTGAAACGTGGTGGCAAGCTGCGAATTTATAACCAAATTTATGAGACGATATTTAATCAGGAGTGGTGCGACAAAGAACTTGCAAAACTCCGCCCATATGCTGATACACTCAATGCCTGGGTTGCTTCGCAATCACAAGATAATTCGCGTCTGTTGCGGGGACAAGCTTTGCAAGAAGCTTTACAATGGTCAACTGGCAAGAGTTTAAGCAATTTAGATTATCAATATTTATCTGCAAGTCAGGAATTTGACAAACAAGCAGCTTTAGCAGTTGAAAAAGAAGCTAATCAAATTTTGGCACAAGCGCGACAAAAAGCGGAAAAGGCTTTAGAGAAAGAATTGCAAGCAAATCAAGTTTTAGCAGCTGCACAAAAGAAAGCTAGACGGATTTTGTTTTTGACTGCAACTGGAGCGATCGTTTCTTTAGGATTCGCTACATTTGGTTGGCAGCAGTTTAGAATAGCACAAACAGCCACACGGTTGGAACAATCATCTGCACGTTTGTTGCGGTTGTCTGAATTTCCTACTGTTGATGATTTAGTTGAAGGAACACAATCTGCAAAAGAATTAAAAAAATTAGTTAAAGATTATCGCTCAACTAGAGAATATCCGACTGTCAACCCGATGTTAGCTTTGCAAACTACTTTAGAAAATATTCACGAGAAAAATCGATTAGAGCATAACTCAGAGGTCAACAACGTAGCGTTTAGTCCCGACGGCAAGACGATTGCCACAGCGTCAAATGACAACACAGCGAAGTTGTGGAACCTGCAAGGTGATGTGATTGCCACCCTCAAGCATAACGATTGGGTCAGCGACGTAGCGTTTAGTCCTGACGGCAAGATGGTTGCAACTGCTTCACGTGACAAAACAGTGAAGTTGTGGAACCTGCAAGGTGATGTGATTGCCACCCTCAAGCATAACCATTGGGTCGAAAACGTAGCGTTTAGTCCTGATGGCAAGACGGTTGCGACTGCATCAGATGACTACACAGCCAAGTTGTGGAACCTGCAAGGTAAGGAAATTGCCACCCTCAAGCATAACGAGTCGGTCTTCAACGTCGCATTTAGTCCTGATGGCAAGACGGTTGCGACTGCATCAGATGACTACACAGCCAAGTTGTGGAACCTGCAAGGTAAGGAAATTGCCACCCTCAAGCATAACGAGTCGGTCTTCAACGTCGCATTTAGTCCTGATGGCAAGACGGTTGCCACAGCTTCATTTGACAATACAGCGAAGTTGTGGAACCTGCAAGGTAAGGAACTTGCCACCCTCAAGCATAACGAATGGGTCAAAAACGTAGCGTTTAGTCCGGATGGCAAGACGGTTGCCACTGCATCAATTGACAAAACAGCCAAGTTGTGGAACCTGCAAGGTAAGGAACTTGCCACCCTCAAGCATAACGAGTCGGTCAAAAACGTAGCGTTTAGTCCTGATGGCAAGACGATTGCCACAGCGTCATTTGACAAAACAGCCAAGTTGTGGAACCTGCAAGGTAAGGAACTTGCCACCCTCAAGCATAACTCATCGGTCAGCAACGTAACGTTTAGTCCTAATGGCAAAACTATTGCCACTGCTTCATTTGACAAAACAGCCAAGTTGTGGAACCTGCAAGGTAAGGAAATTGCCACCCTCAAGCATAACTCAGAGGTTAGAAACGTAGCGTTTAGTCCTGATGGCAAGACTATTGCCACTGTTTCAGATGACAAAACAGCCAAGTTGTGGAACCTGCAAGGTAAGGAACTTGCCACCCTCAAGCATAACGAATTCCTCTTCAACGTAGCGTTTAGTCCTGATGGCAAGACTATTGCCACTGCTTCATCTGACGGTACAGCCAAATTCTGGAACCTGCAAGGTAAGAGACTTGCCACCCTTAAGCATGACGGACAGGTCTTCAACGTCGCGTTTAGTCCGGATGGCAAGACAATTGCCACAGCTTCAAGTGACAATACAGCCAAGTTGTGGAACCTGCAAGGTAAGGAAATTGCCATTCTCAAGCATAACTTTTGGGTCTTCAAGGTAGCGTTTAGTCCTGATGGCAAGACGATTGCCACAGCTTCAAGTGACAATACAGCCAAGTTGTGGAACCTGCAAAGTAAGGAAATTGCCATTCTCAAGCATAACTCAGCGGTCATCAACGTCGCGTTTAGTCCTGATGGCAAGACTATTGCCACTACTTCATATGACGGTACAGTGAAGTTGTGGAACCTGCAAGGTAAGGAAATTGCCATTCTCAAGCATAACGGAGAGGTTAATAATGTAGCGTTTAGTCCTGATGGCAAGACGATTGCCACTGCATCAGATGACTACACAGCCAAGTTGTGGAACCTCAAAGGAAAAAAACTTGATACCCTCAAGCATAACAGTGCGGTCAACAACGTCGCGTTTAGTCCTGATGGCAAGACTATTGCCACTGCATCAAATGACGATACACTACGCTTATGGACTCAAGTAGGGGATACTTGGCAGCAGTTTGCTGAATATCAAGCTCGTGAGGGAGTGTTGAGCAATGATGGTAAACTAATTGCGATTGCGGTTGATAATACTGTGCAGTTGCGTCCGGTTGAGAATTTGGATGAACTGCTAGCACGAAGTTGCGGATGGCTAAAAGATTATCTTTCTTCACATCCTGATGTGGGGAAGCAGGTTTGTGGTAGTTAG